In Penicillium oxalicum strain HP7-1 chromosome I, whole genome shotgun sequence, a single window of DNA contains:
- a CDS encoding Serine/threonine-protein kinase svkA yields the protein MADDMSNRYQVMEELGSGSFGTVYKAIDKHTGEIVAIKHIDLESSEDDIQEIQQEISVLATCASAFVTQYKASFLKGHKLWIVMEYLGGGSCLDLLKPGVFNEAHVAIVCQQLLLGLDYLHAEGKIHRDVKAANVLLSNTGKVKLADFGVAAQLVNIKSQRNTFVGTPFWMAPEVIQQAGYDFKADIWSLGITAIEMINGEPPHASTPPMKVLFLIPKQPAPRLEGNDYSNTFKDFVAQCLTKDPDRRPTAKELLRHKFIRNAGKTEALQELIQRKQEWDAGRGISKDVKYYAESLNTLTKAPPTEDDEDWVFDTVKAPTMWVPKGKDWTTLDEEEDDCDPSELLQDLRISHPPAAPKHQAPPPVQANSTVRRTPTVERPAERSPSVRRSNTKRRSSGVKQPLGLDLSFGNTPSTVRQFRRVSDKVSNDPAAPKVPPGFDENTSPKPFSPSDSTSREAQLGRRVYSRAVGLSCQEVLANTGDGEKREAISRLAEAWSDLEMADPEGLYQIIRSMNERISADPRLASLIPAAPAQPDSPSRPRLVLAQSNPHLKSHRRRQSTHTVDPLPQSPPRSSMPGQNVPGMEHTKQLSDVLYQRWAEGLRNRWGI from the exons ATGGCGGACGATATGTCTAATCGGTACCAGGTGATGGAGGAGTTGGGCA GTGGAAGTTTTGGGACCGTTTACAAGGCCATTGATAAACATACCGGCGAGATCGTCGCAATCAAACAT ATCGATCTCGAGTCCAGCGAAGATGATATTCAGGAAATCCAGCAGGAGATTTCCGTTCTGGCGACATGCGCCAGTGCCTTCGTCACTCAATACAAAGCCAGTTTCTTGAAGGGTCACAAACTTTGGATTGTGATGGAATATTTGGGCGGTGGCTCATGCTTGGACCTG TTGAAACCCGGTGTATTCAATGAAGCTCACGTCGCCATTGTCTGCCAACAACTCCTATTGGGCTTGGATTACCTGCATGCGGAAGGAAAGATTCACCGTGACGTGAAGGCTGCGAATGTCTTGCTCTCCAATACAGGAAAGGTCAAGCTGGCAGACTTTGGTGTGGCGGCGCAATTGGTCAACATCAAGTCGCAACGGAACACTTTCGTCGGAACCCCATTTTGGATGGCACCCGAGGTCATCCAGCAGGCTGGGTATGACTTCAAGGCAGATATTTGGTCCCTTGGTATTACGGCAATCGAGATGATCAACGGCGAGCCGCCCCACGCCAGCACTCCCCCGATGAAGGTGTTATTTCTCATCCCCAAACAACCTGCGCCCCGACTTGAAGGCAATGATTACAGCAACACATTCAAAGATTTCGTGGCTCAGTGTTTGACCAAGGACCCGGATCGTCGACCGACGGCCAAAGAACTGCTACGCCACAAATTCATTCGAAACGCCGGAAAGACAGAAGCTCTGCAGGAGTTGATCCAGCGAAAGCAGGAATGGGACGCTGGTCGGGGAATCAGCAAAGACGTCAAGTACTATGCCGAGTCACT CAACACACTCACCAAGGCGCCTCCTaccgaagatgacgaggactGGGTGTTTGACACGGTCAAGGCACCCACCATGTGGGTACCAAAAGGGAAGGACTGGACCACactggatgaggaagaagatgactgtGATCCGTCTGAACTTCTCCAAGACTTGCGCATCTCTCACCCACCTGCGGCTCCTAAACATCAAGCGCCACCACCGGTTCAAGCCAACTCGACTGTGAGACGCACACCGACTGTCGAGCGTCCGGCTGAACGATCTCCTTCCGTCCGTCGATCCAACACCAAGCGCAGATCCAGTGGTGTCAAACAGCCCCTCGGCTTGGACCTCAGCTTCGGAAACACGCCTTCCACAGTCCGTCAATTCCGGCGTGTGTCGGACAAGGTCTCGAATGATCCCGCTGCTCCCAAGGTCCCACCCGGCTTTGACGAAAACACCAGTCCGAAgccattctctccctccgaTTCGACCAGTCGGGAGGCTCAGCTGGGCAGACGTGTGTATAGTCGAGCGGTCGGTCTGTCCTGTCAAGAAGTCCTGGCCAACACCGGAGACGGTGAGAAACGGGAGGCTATTTCGCGGTTAGCGGAGGCCTGGAGTGATCTGGAAATGGCCGATCCCGAGGGCCTTTATCAGATCATTCGAAGCATGAATGAGCGCATCTCGGCCGATCCCCGTCTGGCTTCCCTGATTCCCGCAGCTCCCGCCCAGCCCGACTCTCCCTCTCGCCCTCGCCTCGTGCTTGCACAAAGCAACCCACACCTCAAGAGCCACCGTCGACGGCAGTCCACACATACGGTTGATCCTCTTCCCCAATCTCCACCTCGATCTAGTATGCCTGGTCAAAATGTGCCTGGGATGGAGCACACCAAACAATTGTCCGACGTCCTTTACCAGCGTTGGGCTGAGGGGCTTCGGAATCGATGGGGAATCTAA
- a CDS encoding Mitochondrial import inner membrane translocase subunit tim22, producing the protein MSFPGATPGLGGLGNNQTAGMTEQEQAMVKMMQAGMESCPVKTVIAGTMGFALGGAFGLFMASMSYDSPLTPQGREIAHLPWRDQVRRGFKDMGSRSFSSAKNFGIVGALYSGTECCIEGLRAKNDLTNSVAAGCLTGGILGAKAGPQAAAFGCAGFAAFSAAIDAYMRMPSED; encoded by the exons ATGAGTTTCCCCGGCGCGACACCCGGCTTGGGGGGTTTGGGAAATAATCAAACAGCCGGGATGACCGAGCAAGAGCAGGCTATGGTCAAGATG ATGCAAGCCGGCATGGAGTCGTGTCCTGTCAAGACTGTCATCGCCGGTACAATGGGTTTTGCACTTGGTGGTGCCTTTGGTCTCTTCATGGCCAGT ATGTCATACGACTCGCCTTTGACGCCTCAGGGCCGCGAAATCGCCCACCTTCCCTGGCGCGATCAAGTCCGCCGCGGCTTCAAAGACATGGGTAGccgctccttctcctccgccaAAAACTTCGGTATTGTTGGCGCACTGTACTCAGGCACCGAATGCTGCATTGAGGGTCTCCGGGCCAAGAATGACTTGACAAACAGTGTTGCTGCCGGATGTTTGACTGGTGGTATCTTGGGTGCGAAGGCTGGTCCTCAGGCGGCGGCCTTTGGATGTGCGGGTTTCGCGGCCTTCAGTGCTGCGATCGACGCTTACATGCGTATGCCTTCGGAGGACTGA
- a CDS encoding putative D-lactate dehydrogenase produces the protein MSGARNLSNVLRRARVPRPRIVLQSALPRSSAATSLRNFSLSSTVRADRQIKYTSDAYPNVKRDPNFGELTADDVAFFKQVLGSPSAVLDGVTADATDDIEPFNSDWMRKYRGHARLVLKPQSTEELSKVMEYCNQKKLAVVPQGGNTGLVGGSVPVFDEIVINTSRMNKIHSFDEASGVLVVDAGVILEVADQYLAERNHLFPLDLGAKGSCHIGGNVATNAGGLRLLRYGSLHGNVLGLEAVLPDGTIVDSLSTLRKNNTGYDLKQLFIGSEGTIGLITKVAIICPPRPKAVNVAYFGVESFEQVQRAFREAKGQLSEILSAFELMDGRSQRLVHESTGNKLPLESEYPFYCLVETSGSNAEHDMEKLETFLEHVMGEGIVADGVLAQDETQFQSIWRWREGITEALSHLGGTYKYDVSIPLPELYQLVEDCKQRLTEKGLVGDDESFPVRAVVGYGHMGDSNLHLNVAVRQYNKEVEKAIEPWVYEWIQKRSGSISAEHGLGIAKREFVGYSQNDTMMKLMKQLKALYDPNGIMNPYKYI, from the exons ATGTCCGGAGCTCGCAACTTGTCAAACGTATTACGGCGGGCGCGTGTGCCTCGGCCTCGCATTGTCCTCCAGTCCGCCCTTCCTCGATCCTCAGCCGCGACCAGTCTCCGCAACTTCAGCTTGAGCTCCACCGTTCGAGCCGACCGGCAGATCAAATACACCAGCGACGCTTATCCCAATGTCAAGCGCGATCCCAACTTTGGCGAGCTGACTGCCGATGATGTTGCCTTTTTCAAGCAGGTCTTGGGCTCACCATCCGCCGTGCTGGATGGCGTGACTGCCGACGCGACCGACGATATTGAACCGTTCAACAGCGACTGGATGCGCAAATACCGCGGACACGCACGATTAGTCTTGAAGCCGCAGAGCACAGAAGAACTCAGCAAAGTGATGGAGTACTGTAATCAGAAGAAGTTGGCGGTTGTGCCCCAGGGTGGAAACACCGGCCTCGTTGGTGGCTCGGTTCCTGTGTTTGACGAGATCGTAATCAACACCTCTCGAATGAATAAAATCCATTCCTTTGACGAGGCTTCTGGtgtgctggtggtggatgcGGGCGTCATCCTCGAGGTCGCTGATCAATATCTTGCCGAGCGCAAccatctctttccccttgATCTGGGCGCGAAGGGATCCTGCCACATTGGAGGAAACGTCGCAACTAACGCTGGTGGCCTGCGCCTCCTCCGCTATGGTTCTTTGCATGGGAATGTACTGGGCCTGGAGGCAGTCCTGCCGGACGGGACGATCGTGGATTCCCTCTCGACCCTTCGTAAGAACAACACGGGCTATGACCTGAAGCAGCTTTTCATTGGCTCGGAAGGCACCATCGGGTTGATCACCAAGGTGGCCATCATCTGTCCGCCTCGTCCAAAGGCCGTGAACGTGGCTTACTTTGGCGTGGAGAGCTTCGAACAAGTGCAGCGTGCTTTCCGGGAGGCCAAGGGCCAACTTTCGGAGATTCTCTCGGCCTTTGAGCTCATGGATGGTCGCAGCCAACGGCTGGTCCATGAGTCTACCGGTAACAAGCTCCCCCTCGAGAGCGAGTACCCCTTCTACTGTCTCGTGGAGACCAGTGGTTCCAATGCTGAGCATGACATGGAAAAGCTCGAGACCTTCCTGGAGCATGTCATGGGTGAAGGGATCGTGGCCGACGGTGTGCTGGCCCAGGATGAGACACAGTTCCAGTCTATCTGGCGCTGGCGCGAGGGCATCACCGAGGCGTTGAGCCACCTGGGTGGCACCTACAAGTACGACGTCTCGATCCCCTTGCCCGAGCTATACCAGCTCGTCGAGGACTGCAAGCAACGATTGACCGAGAAGGGTCTTGTCGGCGACGATGAGTCCTTCCCTGTCCGTGCTGTGGTTGGGTACGGACACATGGGTGATTCGAATTTGCACCTGAACGTGGCCGTGCGCCAGTACAACAAGGAAGTGGAAAAGGCGATCGAGCCGTGGGTCTACGAATGGATCCAGAAGCGCAGTGGCAGTATCAGTGCCGAACACGGACTGGGTATCGCCAAGCGCGAATTCGTTGGGTACAGTCAAAACGACACcatgatgaaattgatgaagCAGCTCAAGGCGCTCTACGATCCG aaCGGCATCATGAATCCGTACAAGTATATTTAG
- a CDS encoding Vacuolar protein sorting-associated protein 1, translating into MASPTSGYSINVNDPSLISLVNKLQDVFSTVGVHNPIDLPQIVVVGSQSSGKSSVLENIVGRDFLPRGSGIVTRRPLILQLINKTPAPQANGDNKIETTDSESNVDEYGEFLHIPGQKFYDFNKIREEIVRETETKVGRNAGISPAPINLRIYSPNVLTLTLVDLPGLTKVPVGDQPKDIERQIRDMVLKYISKPNAIILAVTSANQDLANSDGLKLAREVDPEGQRTIGVLSKVDLMDEGTDVVDILAGRIIPLRLGYVPVVNRGQRDIENKRPIAYALENEKNFFENHKAYRNKASYCGTPYLARKLNLILMMHIKQTLPDIKARISASLQKYTAELSQLGDSMLGNSANIILNIITEFSNEYRTVLEGNNQELSSIELSGGARISFVFHELYSNGVKAVDPFDQVKDVDIRTILYNSSGSSPALFVGTTAFELIVKQQIKRLEDPSNKCISLVYDELVRILGQLLNKQLFRRYPQLKEKFHAVVIAFFKKCMDPTSKLVKDLIAMEATYINTGHPDFLNGHRAMAIVNERQSAAKPTQVDPKTGKPLPARAQSPSLDTTGEASNTSGFFGSFWASKNKKKMAAMEAPPPTLKASASLSERETSEVEVIKLLITSYFNIVKRTMIDMVPKAIMYTLVQFTKDEMQRELLENMYRNNELDDLLKESDYTVRRRKECQQMVESLGRASEIVSQVQ; encoded by the exons ATGGCTAGCCCAACCTCTGGTTACTC CATAAATGTCAACGATCCTAGCTTGATTTCCCTCGTCAACAAGCTCCAGGATGTCTTCTCTACTGTCGGA GTCCACAACCCCATCGACTTGCCGCAGATTGTCGTCGTAGGATCTCAGTCGAGTGGAAAGAGTTCGGTGCTAGAAAATATTGTCGGTCGTGACTT CCTTCCTCGAGGCTCCGGAATCGTGACGCGACGACCACTCATTCTGCAACTGATCAATAAAACACCTGCGCCACAGGCCAACGGAGACAACAAGATTGAGACAACAGACTCCGAATCCAACGTGGACGAGTACGGCGAGTTCTTGCATATTCCTGGCCAGAAATTTTACGACTTCAACAAGATTCGGGAGGAGATTGTGCGTGAAACGGAGACCAAGGTCGGCCGCAATGCCGGCATCTCGCCCGCCCCCATCAACCTGCGCATCTACTCGCCTAATGTCCTCACACTCACCCTGGTCGACCTGCCGGGTTTGACCAAGGTCCCTGTCGGGGATCAGCCCAAGGATATCGAGCGCCAGATTCGGGACATGGTTCTCAAGTATATCAGCAAGCCCAATGCCATTATCCTGGCCGTCACCTCCGCCAACCAGGACTTGGCCAACTCGGATGGATTGAAGTTGGCCCGCGAGGTGGACCCCGAGGGTCAGCGCACCATTGGTGTGTTGAGTAAGGTTGATCTCATGGATGAGGGTACCGATGTCGTGGATATTCTCGCCGGCCGAATTATTCCCCTTCGCCTGGGCTACGTCCCCGTAGTCAACCGTGGTCAGCGTGATATCGAAAACAAGCGGCCCATTGCTTATGCGTTGGAAAATGAGAAGAACTTTTTCGAAAACCACAAGGCATACCGCAACAAGGCCTCGTACTGTGGTACACCCTACCTTGCTCGCAAGCTCAACCTG ATCCTCATGATGCACATCAAACAAACGCTTCCTGATATCAAAGCTCGCATTTCAGCCTCCCTGCAAAAGTACACGGCTGAGCTCTCCCAGCTCGGCGATTCCATGCTTGGCAACAGTGCAAACATCATTCTCAACATCATCACCGAGTTCAGTAACGAGTACCGGACGGTCTTGGAGGGTAACAACCAGGAGCTGTCTAGCATTGAGTTGTCCGGTGGTGCGCGTATTAGCTTCGTGTTCCACGAACTCTACTCCAACGGTGTCAAGGCTGTGGATCCCTTCGACCAGGTCAAGGACGTTGACATTCGCACAATACTCTACAACTCCTCCGGTTCCTCTCCCGCTCTTTTCGTCGGAACCACTGCTTTCGAGTTGATCGTCAAGCAACAGATCAAGCGCCTGGAGGATCCCAGCAACAAGTGTATCTCGCTGGTGTACGATGAGCTGGTGCGCATTCTTGGACAACTTCTGAACAAGCAGCTGTTCCGCCGCTATCCACAGTTGAAGGAGAAGTTCCACGCTGTTGTCATTGCCTTCTTCAAAAAGTGCATGGATCCGACGAGCAAGTTGGTCAAGGACCTGATTGCTATGGAGGCAACCTACATCAACACCGGACATCCCGACTTCCTGAACGGTCACCGC GCCATGGCGATTGTGAACGAGCGCCAGAGTGCGGCCAAGCCCACGCAAGTTGACCCCAAGACTGGCAAGCCCCTTCCAGCCCGTGCCCAGAGCCCCTCTTTGGACACCACCGGCGAGGCATCCAACACCAGCGGTTTCTTTGGCAGTTTCTGGGCCtcaaagaacaaaaagaagatggctgCCATGGAggctccccctcccacccTCAAGGCCTCGGCTAGCTTGTCTGAGCGAGAGACCTCAGAGGTTGAGGTTATCA aacTTCTAATTACCTCCTACTTCAACATTGTCAAGCGCACCATGATCGACATGGTTCCCAAGGCCATCATGTACACCCTTGTGCA GTTCACCAAGGACGAGATGCAGCGAGAGCTGCTAGAGAACATGTACCGCAACAACGAGCTGGATGACCTGCTCAAGGAGAGTGACTACACTGTCCGCCGGAGGAAGGAGTGTCAGCAGATGGTCGAGAGCTTGGGTCGCGCCAGCGAGATTGTCAGCCAGGTTCAGTAA
- a CDS encoding V-type proton ATPase catalytic subunit A, with product MAPAKDESHAHGKVFSVSGPVVVAEHMIGCAMYELCHVGKDLLVGEVIRLDGDKATIQVYEETDGLTIGDPVARTGKPLSVELGPGLMETIYDGIQRPLRAISDQSKGIYIPRGIRVNALDREKKWDFKPVNFKVGDHITGGDIWGTVFENSLVDDHKILLPPRARGTITRIASEGSYTVEEKLLEIEFEGKKSEFGMMQTWPVRVPRPVSDRQSADAPFVVGQRVLDALFPSVQGGTVCIPGAFGCGKTVISQSVSKFSNSDIIVYVGCGERGNEMAEVLMDFPELSIDVGGRKEPIMKRTCLIANTSNMPVAAREASIYTGITIAEYWRDQGKNVAMMADSSSRWAEALRELSGRLGEMPADQGFPAYLGAKLASFYERAGKSSALGSPERVGSVSIVGAVSPPGGDFSDPVTSSTLGIVQVFWGLDKKLAQRKHFPSVNTSMSYSKYTTILDKWYEKNNPDFPRLRDQVRELLSKSEDLDQVVQLVGKASLGDSDKITLDVAAMVKDDFLQQNGYSDYDQFCPLWKTEYMMKAFMGFHDEAQKAIAQGQVWSKVRDATADLQTSLRSMKFEVPDNQEEVTAKYEKLLQSMTERFASVSDE from the exons ATGGCACCGGCAAAGGATGAGAGCCATGCTCATGGCAAAGTCTTCTCGGTCTCAGGCCCTGTGGTCGTGGCTGAGCACATGATTGGCTGTGCCATGTACGAGCTG TGCCACGTTGGCAAGGATCTTCTCGTGGGTGAAGTCATCCGGCTTGATGGCGACAAGGCGACAATTCAGGTCTACGAGGAAACTG ATGGATTGACTATCGGTGATCCTGTCGCCCGGACTGGCAAGCCACTTTCCGTGGAGCTCGGTCCTGGTTTGATGGAGACCATCTATGACGGCATTCAGCGACCCCTCCGAGCTATCTCCGACCAGTCCAAGGGTATCTACATCCCCCGTGGTATTCGGGTCAATGCTCTCGATCGCGAGAAGAAGTGGGACTTCAAGCCCGTCAACTTCAAGGTCGGCGATCATATCACGGGTGGAGACATTTGGGGTACCGTCTTCGAGAACAGCTTGGTCGACGACCACAAAATCCTCCTGCCTCCCCGCGCTCGGGGTACTATTACCCGCATCGCCTCCGAGGGTAGCTACACGGTGGAGGAAAAGCTTCTGGAAATTGAGTTCGAGGGCAAGAAGTCCGAGTTTGGTATGATGCAAACCTGGCCCGTCCGTGTGCCTCGTCCTGTCAGTGATAGGCAGTCTGCGGATGCGCCCTTCGTCGTCGGCCAGCGAGTACTGGATGCTCTTTTCCCCAGTGTGCAAGGAGGTACCGTTTGCATTCCTGGCGCTTTCGGATGTGGCAAGACTGTGATTTCCCAGAGTGTGTCCAAGTTCTCCAACAGCGATATCATTGTCTACGTCGGTTGCGGTGAGCGCGGTAACGAGATGGCTGAGGTCCTGATGGATTTCCCGGAG CTTTCAATCGATGTGGGCGGCCGTAAAGAGCCCATCATGAAGCGCACTTGCTTGATTGCCAACACTTCCAACATGCCCGTCGCAGCCCGAGAAGCCTCAATTTACACCGGTATCACCATCGCCGAGTACTGGCGCGATCAGGGTAAGAAcgtggccatgatggctgACTCGAGTTCTCGCTGGGCCGAGGCTCTGCGTGAGCTGTCCGGTCGTCTCGGTGAGATGCCTGCTGACCAGGGTTTCCCTGCGTACCTGGGTGCCAAGTTGGCCTCCTTCTACGAACGAGCTGGCAAGAGTAGTGCCCTCGGCAGTCCTGAGCGGGTTGGTAGTGTCAGCATCGTCGGTGCCGTCAGTCCCCCCGGAGGTGATTTCTCCGACCCAGTCACCTCGAGCACGCTCGGTATTGTCCAGGTGTTCTGGGGTCTTGATAAGAAGCTGGCCCAGCGCAAGCACTTTCCCTCCGTCAATACCTCCATGTCTTACAGCAAGTACACCACCATCCTGGACAAGTGGTACGAGAAGAACAACCCCGATTTCCCGCGCCTGCGTGATCAGGTCCGTGAGCTCCTGTCCAAGTCCGAGGACCTTGACCAGGTCGTCCAGTTGGTCGGCAAGGCGTCGCTGGGTGACTCGGATAAGATTACTCTGGATGTTGCTGCCATGGTCAAGGATGACTTCCTCCAGCAGAATGGCTACAGTGACTATGATCAGTTCTGCCCCCTGTGGAAGACTGAATACATGATGAAGGCGTTCATGGGCTTCCACGATGAGGCCCAGAAGGCAATTGCCCAGGGTCAGGTCTGGAGCAAGGTCCGCGATGCGACTGCTGACCTCCAGACGTCCCTGCGGAGTATGAAGTTCGAGGTCCCTGACAACCAAGAGGAGGTCACGGCCAAGTACGAGAAGCTGTTGCAGTCCATGACCGAGCGATTTGCTTCCGTTTCCGATGAATAG